The sequence below is a genomic window from Gemmatimonadota bacterium.
CGCACCGCGGCGGCAGCAACTCGCGTTAGGATGCGCGCGGCGCGGACGGCGAGTCGCGCAGGCGCTCGTCTACCAGCCGGTGAATCCAGCGCGCAAGTCACTCACCATGTGGTGCCGCAGAGCGGGAACCGCAGCGTAGGCGACGACCAGAACGGTCACCGACGCGAACGCCAGCGAACGCCCCCACGCTTTGCGGCGATTGGCGAAGCCGACAACAGGCACCGCGAAGGCCAGCACTTCCAGAATCGCGAAGAACATGTCGTGGTACCCTTGCAAAGAGAAAAGATGACTGGCGACAACCTAACGAATTGGGTTCAGCTGCGAGGAGACGCGGGCGCACACATTGATGCTACTTCTCCAAACTCGACGGCGCACCCCTACAATCGGTGTCCGAACCTCGTCGGCTGCAACCCGTGTTAGCCTGCACGGTCATGGATGCTTCGGTGCTGGCAGGAAGACCACGCTGATCCGCTGCACTTGGCGCACCCAACGCGCGGGCCGCTTCTCGTCGGGGACGATCAATTGAAACGGCCCATCCTTCGCGGCGAGTGCCGCACCGTCTTTACGATCAACCAGCAGAATGCGTCGATCGGTGAATCCCGCGTTGAATTCCGCGAGCGTGAACGTGACTCGGTATCCATCGGCGGCCTCGACCAATACGTAGGATGCGAGCGCGGGTCCGCGCAGTGAGTCGCCGACCGGCGCGCCGATGAGTGGCAAGACGTCGGCAAGTGAGACACCCGAAAACGTGCCACTGACTGCATGTGCTGCGGCCTTGACCTCGTGG
It includes:
- a CDS encoding molybdopterin-dependent oxidoreductase; this encodes MHFSRFVAIAAVLVSARAAAQAPATIDLVGPSGQRRTLSTADVAKMTRHEVKAAAHAVSGTFSGVSLADVLPLIGAPVGDSLRGPALASYVLVEAADGYRVTFTLAEFNAGFTDRRILLVDRKDGAALAAKDGPFQLIVPDEKRPARWVRQVQRISVVFLPAPKHP